One genomic window of Marinobacter adhaerens HP15 includes the following:
- a CDS encoding YgaP family membrane protein: MSINMGPADRIIRAIVGIVLLALVFVGPQTAWGWIGIVPLATAAVGNCPAYSILGIKTCKKQ; the protein is encoded by the coding sequence ATGAGCATTAATATGGGACCTGCGGACCGTATCATTCGGGCCATTGTTGGCATCGTACTTCTGGCGCTCGTATTTGTGGGCCCACAAACCGCCTGGGGCTGGATTGGCATCGTTCCTCTGGCCACTGCCGCAGTGGGCAACTGCCCCGCCTATTCAATTCTGGGCATCAAGACCTGCAAGAAGCAATAA
- a CDS encoding MerR family transcriptional regulator: protein MLEPSHNNELPTIPGKRYFTIGEVAELCAVKAHVLRYWEQEFPQLSPVKRRGNRRYYQRADVITIRQIRSLLYDQGYTIGGAKQKLSSHEVKDDTSQYKQLIRQMITELEEVLEVLNAPVK, encoded by the coding sequence ATGCTGGAACCCAGTCATAACAACGAACTTCCCACGATTCCCGGGAAGCGTTACTTCACCATCGGTGAGGTGGCGGAACTATGCGCGGTAAAGGCGCACGTCCTGCGGTATTGGGAGCAGGAGTTTCCGCAGCTTTCGCCCGTAAAGCGTCGGGGTAACCGGCGCTATTATCAGCGCGCAGACGTTATCACGATCCGCCAGATTCGCAGTCTGCTTTATGATCAGGGCTATACCATCGGTGGTGCCAAGCAGAAGCTGAGCAGTCACGAGGTAAAGGACGATACTTCCCAGTATAAGCAGCTGATTCGCCAGATGATTACGGAGCTTGAGGAAGTACTTGAGGTGCTGAACGCGCCGGTCAAATAG